A region of Anaerolineae bacterium DNA encodes the following proteins:
- a CDS encoding 2-oxo acid dehydrogenase subunit E2, with the protein MAELILMPKLGFDMAEGTLIEWVKKAGDPVAENEVIAIIETDKASVEVPSFRSGVLRALLVEEGTVVPVGQPIAVIGAADEKIDLAALGVEKAVPEEEREAAAIAVAVAPVSEPSPPAEAGRRAISPVARRMAEELGIDLNRIRGSGPGGRIIKRDIEEHLKQLEQAPRPAPPPPIPIPSAAPAEEGYQVEPLSPMRQTIGRRMVESKQQAPHFYITIEVDMEAAMALREQLNALLPEGEKISVNDLVIKAAAIALRQFPRLNASFAGNEIHIHHQINIGIAVAREAGLVTTVVRDCDKKSLSQIAREARELIGRAREGKMRAEDMVGGTFTVSNLGMFGVEDFVAIINPPQAAILAVGAVRRVPVVNDQDQLRVGTRMKATLSADHRVTDGAEAARFLQAFKAALEQPMRLVL; encoded by the coding sequence GTGGCTGAGTTGATCCTCATGCCCAAACTGGGCTTCGATATGGCAGAGGGGACCCTGATTGAGTGGGTCAAAAAGGCTGGCGATCCAGTCGCTGAGAACGAGGTGATTGCCATTATTGAGACAGACAAAGCTAGCGTGGAGGTGCCCTCGTTCCGCTCAGGCGTGCTGCGCGCGCTTTTGGTCGAAGAGGGAACGGTCGTCCCTGTCGGTCAGCCCATCGCTGTGATTGGCGCGGCCGACGAAAAGATAGATCTGGCGGCATTAGGGGTGGAGAAAGCTGTTCCTGAGGAAGAGCGCGAAGCGGCGGCGATAGCAGTGGCCGTCGCGCCAGTTTCAGAGCCTTCACCACCGGCCGAGGCCGGCCGGCGCGCCATTTCCCCTGTGGCACGCCGTATGGCTGAGGAGCTGGGGATAGATCTGAACCGGATACGTGGCAGCGGGCCGGGCGGGCGAATCATCAAGCGGGACATCGAAGAGCATTTGAAGCAACTCGAGCAAGCGCCTAGGCCAGCCCCACCGCCGCCGATCCCAATCCCCTCAGCCGCGCCCGCAGAGGAGGGGTACCAGGTTGAGCCTCTATCGCCAATGCGACAGACGATCGGCCGGCGGATGGTCGAGAGCAAGCAGCAGGCGCCTCACTTCTACATCACCATCGAAGTGGATATGGAGGCGGCGATGGCGCTACGCGAGCAGCTCAACGCGCTGCTGCCAGAAGGGGAGAAGATCTCGGTAAACGATCTAGTGATCAAGGCGGCGGCCATTGCGCTAAGACAGTTTCCGCGTCTCAACGCCTCCTTTGCTGGCAACGAGATCCATATCCATCATCAGATCAACATCGGGATTGCCGTGGCCCGTGAGGCCGGACTGGTGACCACGGTGGTTCGGGATTGCGACAAGAAATCGCTCTCGCAGATCGCTCGTGAGGCGCGCGAGCTGATCGGCCGGGCCCGCGAGGGGAAGATGCGGGCGGAGGACATGGTCGGTGGCACCTTTACCGTCAGTAACTTGGGCATGTTCGGGGTCGAGGATTTCGTCGCCATCATCAATCCGCCGCAGGCGGCTATCCTGGCGGTGGGCGCAGTCCGGCGCGTGCCAGTGGTAAACGACCAGGATCAACTGAGGGTGGGCACACGCATGAAGGCCACCCTTTCGGCCGATCATCGGGTGACGGATGGGGCGGAAGCTGCTCGCTTTCTGCAAGCTTTCAAGGCTGCCTTAGAGCAACCGATGCGGCTAGTGCTGTAG
- a CDS encoding hydroxymethylglutaryl-CoA synthase, translated as MLRPVRGVGIVGYGAYVPRYRLPAVEVAQVWSDGQSSLPIEEKAVPGLDEDTVTMSIEAARNALARACVDPAQIRAVWVGSESHPYAVKPTATIVAESIGAVPFTLAADWEFACKAGTEAIQAAIGLVGSGMADYALCIGADAAQARPGDALEYTAGAGGAAYVIGPAEESLAVCEGSISYVTDTSDFWRRPHARYPSHGQRFTGEPAYFHHIISAARQLLDEMGLQPADFRYAVFHQPNVKFPQRVAQMLGFRREQIEAGLLVGRIGNAYAGSSLLGLSAVLDEAQPGDRILLVSFGSGAGSDAFSWVATEQIEARRHLAPLTREYIKRRQVINYARYARFRGKLLMS; from the coding sequence ATGTTGAGACCAGTTCGAGGTGTGGGAATCGTCGGCTACGGAGCATATGTGCCGCGCTATCGCCTGCCAGCAGTAGAGGTGGCCCAGGTGTGGAGTGACGGCCAGAGCAGCCTGCCTATCGAGGAGAAGGCAGTGCCGGGGCTGGACGAAGATACGGTGACCATGTCCATCGAGGCAGCGCGCAATGCATTGGCGCGCGCCTGCGTAGACCCCGCCCAAATTCGGGCCGTGTGGGTGGGCAGCGAGTCGCACCCTTATGCGGTCAAACCTACCGCAACGATCGTGGCCGAGTCAATCGGCGCAGTTCCATTCACCTTAGCCGCTGACTGGGAATTCGCCTGTAAAGCGGGGACCGAGGCGATTCAAGCGGCTATCGGGCTGGTGGGCTCGGGCATGGCCGACTACGCGCTGTGCATTGGCGCAGACGCAGCACAGGCGCGCCCGGGTGACGCGTTGGAGTACACCGCTGGCGCGGGCGGCGCAGCCTATGTGATCGGCCCGGCGGAGGAAAGCCTGGCCGTGTGTGAGGGTTCCATCTCCTATGTCACTGATACCTCAGACTTCTGGCGGCGACCTCACGCCCGCTATCCCAGCCACGGTCAACGTTTCACAGGTGAACCAGCTTACTTTCACCACATCATCTCGGCAGCCCGCCAACTGCTCGACGAGATGGGTTTGCAGCCGGCCGACTTCCGATATGCTGTGTTCCATCAGCCCAATGTTAAGTTCCCACAGCGTGTCGCGCAGATGCTAGGATTCCGACGGGAGCAGATTGAGGCGGGGCTACTGGTGGGACGCATCGGTAACGCCTACGCTGGTTCCTCGCTGTTAGGGCTCTCGGCCGTGCTGGACGAGGCGCAGCCAGGGGATCGCATCCTGCTGGTCAGCTTCGGCTCTGGCGCCGGCAGCGACGCCTTCTCCTGGGTGGCGACGGAGCAAATCGAGGCGCGACGCCATCTGGCGCCGCTGACGAGAGAGTATATCAAACGGCGACAAGTCATCAACTACGCGAGGTATGCCCGCTTTCGGGGCAAGCTGCTGATGAGCTAG
- a CDS encoding hydroxymethylglutaryl-CoA reductase, degradative — protein MPSSRISGFYRLSAEARARVVAEWAGLDAEEAALLERSLALSQADKMIENVIGLYPLPMGIAVNFLINGKDYLIPMVIEEPSVVAGASYAARLAREGGGFFAESDESLMIGQIQVLGLTDVEAARAAVLAQKQRLLDLANQTDPVIVSLHGGARDIEARIVPESPAGPMLVVHVLYDCRDAMGANMVNTACEALAPLVEEITGGRVNLRILSNLADRRLARARCRVPAHALETNALPGPAVVDRIVEAYALAAADPYRATTHNKGIMNGVDAVVLATGNDWRAIEAGAHAYAARDGRYRPLSVWEKDAEGNLVGRLEMPLALGIVGGATRAHPGARLALRILGVQSARELAAVVASVGLAQNLAALRALATEGIQRGHMALHARQVAIAAGAMGDEVDWVAEQMVAERAIRLDRAQALLAERRQRADDGRQGR, from the coding sequence GTGCCATCATCCCGGATTAGCGGATTCTACCGATTGAGCGCTGAGGCAAGGGCTCGCGTCGTAGCTGAATGGGCCGGACTAGACGCCGAAGAGGCTGCGCTGCTCGAACGAAGCCTGGCGCTCTCTCAGGCCGACAAGATGATCGAGAACGTGATCGGGTTGTATCCCTTGCCGATGGGCATCGCGGTCAACTTTCTGATCAATGGCAAGGACTATTTGATCCCGATGGTGATCGAGGAGCCCTCTGTGGTGGCAGGGGCGAGCTATGCGGCTAGGCTCGCCCGTGAGGGCGGTGGCTTCTTCGCGGAGAGCGACGAATCGCTGATGATCGGGCAAATCCAGGTGCTAGGGTTGACTGATGTCGAGGCAGCGCGGGCGGCGGTGTTGGCTCAGAAACAACGCCTGCTGGACTTAGCCAACCAGACCGATCCCGTGATCGTCAGCCTACACGGCGGCGCGCGCGATATAGAGGCCCGGATCGTGCCAGAAAGCCCGGCGGGGCCGATGTTGGTAGTGCATGTATTGTATGATTGCCGCGACGCCATGGGCGCTAACATGGTCAACACCGCCTGCGAGGCCCTGGCTCCCCTCGTGGAAGAGATCACGGGCGGTCGTGTCAACTTGCGCATCCTGTCCAACCTGGCCGATCGGCGGCTGGCGCGGGCGCGCTGCAGGGTGCCGGCTCACGCCCTCGAGACAAACGCGTTGCCGGGCCCGGCTGTAGTAGATCGCATCGTAGAAGCCTATGCGCTGGCGGCCGCCGACCCGTATCGGGCAACGACGCACAACAAGGGCATCATGAACGGTGTGGATGCCGTTGTGTTGGCTACAGGCAACGACTGGAGGGCCATTGAGGCTGGAGCGCACGCCTACGCGGCGCGGGATGGACGCTATCGACCTCTTTCCGTCTGGGAGAAGGATGCCGAGGGGAATCTGGTAGGCCGGCTGGAGATGCCGCTGGCGTTAGGGATCGTCGGCGGGGCTACTCGCGCGCATCCGGGCGCGCGCTTAGCACTGCGCATTCTGGGCGTACAAAGTGCGCGCGAGCTGGCAGCAGTGGTGGCCTCGGTGGGGCTAGCGCAAAATCTGGCCGCCCTGCGCGCCCTGGCAACGGAAGGCATCCAGCGCGGCCACATGGCGCTACACGCCCGTCAAGTAGCGATCGCCGCGGGCGCCATGGGTGACGAAGTAGACTGGGTAGCTGAGCAGATGGTAGCTGAGCGCGCCATCCGACTGGATCGGGCGCAGGCGCTGTTGGCAGAACGACGACAAAGGGCAGACGATGGACGACAAGGGAGGTGA
- the serC gene encoding 3-phosphoserine/phosphohydroxythreonine transaminase, translating into MYRRVFNFSAGPAVLPLPVLERAREELLNFEGCGMSVLEMSHRSKEFESILARAESGLRQNMGISDDYAVLFLQGGASLQFAMVPMNLYIPGKPVDVLHTGAWSGKAIEELQKLAEYRIAASTESERFRRLPRPEEIHLNPDASYVYMVSNNTIFGTQWREFPNTGDVPLVADMSSDILSRVIDVSRFGLIFAGAQKNLGPAGVTVVIIRKDLAERASHQLPTMLQYRTHIKHNSLYNTPPTFAIYIVWLVMEWVQAEGGLAVIERRNEEKAQLLYNAIDHSEFYYCPVEKQDRSRMNVILRIRGDNEELESRFAQEAKAAGLTDLKGHRSVGGLRASIYNAQPIEGVKALIEFMREFERKYG; encoded by the coding sequence ATGTACCGGAGGGTCTTTAATTTCAGTGCCGGCCCTGCTGTGCTGCCGCTGCCGGTGCTGGAACGGGCTCGCGAGGAGCTGCTGAACTTCGAAGGCTGCGGGATGTCGGTTCTGGAGATGAGCCATCGCTCGAAGGAGTTCGAATCCATCTTGGCCAGAGCCGAAAGTGGCTTGCGCCAGAACATGGGGATCTCAGATGACTACGCGGTGCTTTTCCTACAGGGCGGCGCCAGCCTTCAGTTCGCTATGGTCCCGATGAATCTGTACATCCCAGGAAAGCCTGTAGACGTGCTCCATACGGGGGCCTGGTCGGGAAAGGCCATCGAGGAACTGCAGAAGTTGGCCGAATACCGGATCGCCGCTTCGACAGAGTCGGAACGGTTCCGCCGCTTGCCCCGTCCGGAGGAGATCCATCTCAATCCGGATGCCTCGTACGTCTATATGGTCTCGAACAACACGATTTTCGGCACCCAGTGGCGCGAGTTCCCCAATACCGGAGATGTGCCGTTGGTGGCGGATATGTCCTCGGACATTCTGTCACGGGTGATAGACGTGTCGCGGTTTGGCTTGATCTTTGCTGGCGCCCAGAAGAATCTGGGGCCTGCCGGCGTCACCGTGGTGATCATCCGAAAGGACCTGGCTGAACGGGCCAGCCATCAACTCCCGACGATGTTGCAATACCGGACGCACATCAAGCACAACTCGCTGTACAACACCCCCCCAACCTTTGCCATCTACATCGTATGGCTGGTGATGGAGTGGGTTCAGGCCGAGGGGGGGCTTGCCGTCATCGAGCGGCGAAACGAGGAGAAGGCCCAACTCTTGTACAATGCCATTGACCACAGCGAGTTTTATTACTGCCCCGTGGAAAAGCAGGATCGCTCACGCATGAACGTGATCTTGCGCATTCGCGGCGACAACGAGGAGCTAGAGAGCCGGTTTGCCCAGGAGGCGAAGGCGGCCGGCCTCACCGACTTAAAAGGCCATCGCTCAGTTGGGGGGCTGCGCGCTTCGATCTACAACGCGCAGCCGATCGAGGGGGTAAAAGCGTTGATCGAGTTCATGCGCGAGTTTGAGCGGAAATACGGGTGA
- a CDS encoding Zn-ribbon domain-containing OB-fold protein, with amino-acid sequence MVVHIPRNWRIRQQRYRLVGERCERCGNALFPPRDTCPHCAESAQTSYMLSGRGQVYSYSVMYDGPQGYEAYLPYTVALIKLEEGPMVTAQLTDVHPDEVHIGMPVEMVTRKLTEEGPEGQIVYGYKFRPRLRAN; translated from the coding sequence ATGGTTGTCCATATACCTAGGAACTGGCGAATCCGACAGCAACGTTACCGATTAGTGGGAGAGCGCTGTGAACGCTGTGGAAACGCCTTGTTCCCGCCCAGGGACACCTGTCCCCACTGTGCGGAGTCGGCTCAAACATCCTATATGCTGAGTGGGCGGGGCCAGGTTTACTCCTATTCTGTCATGTATGATGGCCCACAGGGCTATGAAGCGTATCTCCCGTACACGGTAGCCCTGATCAAGTTGGAGGAAGGGCCCATGGTGACCGCTCAGCTCACCGACGTGCATCCAGACGAGGTGCATATCGGCATGCCGGTAGAGATGGTGACCCGTAAGCTGACCGAGGAAGGCCCTGAAGGGCAGATCGTGTACGGCTATAAATTTCGCCCGCGTTTAAGGGCAAATTGA
- a CDS encoding thiolase domain-containing protein, with protein MRDVAIIGIGQTPVGEHWDRSLRHLAHDAVRAALHDAGVERPDALYVGNMLSGELVGQEHLGALIADFVGLRGVEAVKIEAACGSGAAALRMGYIAVAGGIHDVVVVAGVEKMTDSPSEVITSALAMAADQEYEAGQGISFVALNAMLMRRYMHEFRVPHDAFAGFAVNAHHNAVGNPNAMFPRPITVEAYQQAAMIADPINLLDSSPVCDGAAAVVLAPADSEVARRARQAHGIARIIGSAIATDSVAIHDRRDPLFLEAAFLSCQKAYAQAQVTPADIDLFELHDAFSIMAALSLEAAGFARRGEGVRLAMNGDITLEGRIPISTMGGLKARGHPVGATGVYQIVEIVQQLTGRAGPNQLPSARLGMAQNIGGSGATVITHILEAAD; from the coding sequence ATGCGGGACGTAGCGATTATCGGCATCGGCCAGACGCCAGTGGGCGAACATTGGGACCGCTCGTTGCGGCATCTGGCCCATGACGCAGTGAGAGCGGCTTTGCACGATGCAGGGGTTGAGCGGCCCGACGCGTTGTATGTAGGGAATATGCTTTCCGGCGAGTTAGTCGGCCAAGAACACCTGGGAGCCCTAATCGCGGATTTCGTGGGATTGCGTGGAGTGGAAGCGGTCAAAATCGAAGCGGCCTGCGGCTCCGGCGCAGCTGCTCTGCGCATGGGCTACATCGCCGTCGCCGGCGGAATACACGATGTAGTGGTGGTGGCGGGGGTGGAGAAGATGACGGATAGCCCATCGGAAGTGATCACCTCTGCCCTGGCGATGGCGGCGGATCAAGAGTACGAGGCTGGCCAGGGGATCTCGTTTGTAGCGCTGAACGCGATGCTGATGCGCCGGTATATGCACGAGTTTCGCGTGCCCCATGATGCGTTCGCTGGATTTGCGGTGAATGCACATCACAACGCTGTCGGCAACCCCAACGCCATGTTCCCCAGGCCGATCACGGTGGAGGCATATCAGCAGGCAGCTATGATTGCTGATCCCATCAACCTGCTCGACTCATCCCCTGTCTGCGACGGGGCTGCCGCTGTAGTGCTGGCCCCTGCCGACAGCGAGGTGGCTCGACGGGCGCGACAGGCTCACGGGATCGCGCGTATCATCGGCTCGGCCATCGCCACCGACTCAGTAGCCATCCACGATCGGCGGGACCCGCTCTTCTTGGAGGCGGCCTTTCTATCGTGCCAGAAGGCCTATGCGCAGGCTCAGGTGACGCCCGCCGACATTGACCTGTTTGAGCTGCACGACGCCTTCAGCATCATGGCGGCGCTGTCTTTGGAGGCGGCCGGCTTCGCCCGGCGTGGTGAGGGGGTGCGCCTGGCGATGAACGGTGACATCACCCTGGAGGGGCGCATCCCGATCTCAACCATGGGCGGGCTAAAAGCGCGGGGACACCCCGTGGGGGCGACGGGTGTTTACCAGATCGTGGAAATAGTACAGCAGCTCACCGGCCGCGCCGGCCCCAACCAGCTTCCATCGGCTCGGCTGGGGATGGCTCAGAACATCGGCGGCAGCGGCGCCACAGTGATCACACACATCTTGGAAGCCGCCGATTGA